The window GCACTTGCTCGGCAAAAGTTAAAGCGCCTCGATCGTCAATATTATTGATTGTGTTTATCAATGATGTTCGCTGCCTTAGATCCGCACCTTCAACGGCTTGATCTAACCACGAAGAGGCAAATAACACCCCACTCACTTCTGCATTGAAACGTATGTGCGTACCAAAAAATTTTTTATAAGGCCGCTGCACTTTTGGTGGATAATGGGCGAACTGCACCTGCAAGGGTTTCCAACTGGCACCACAAAGTTCAGCAAGTATTTTATAAGCCACCGCCATGGCCAGATCATGCAGATACGTTGCGCCGGTATTACTATGTAATTGGGTGGAATAGCCTAAAAAAACATAATTTGAATCCGATCTCAGTATCACCGGCACCGCAAAACGGTCATGCAAATGCAGATACAACACCAATACCCGCAACGCTTCACCTACCGTAGTGGAGTGACGCATTAAATTACCGATAATGCCAAAATCATCAAGCGAGCAATACTCACCAATTAACAAGCCGATGTCAGTGCGCTGAGTCAGGCTAGCACTACACTCCAGCAATCGATCCAGTGTTCCGCGGGCCATGCGATTATCGGCGTTACTAAATACTGCGGTTTTTATTCCCGCTTTTAGCAACACTTTTTCTGGCGCAACACCTAAATTTTTCAACACTTTTGGCAGCACAATCACTGGGCCAAGCCTCGCCTCACCCGCTGTACTGATAGTCTTTAATGCAAGTGTCACTTGCTCGGAGGAAGCGGCGCGCCTCAAGCTCGACTCAAATGTTTTTCGATCTTTTATCAAAGCCATGTGTCCTACTGTAGGTGCGTTCTCATGTCATAACACGTAATAACGCTAGTGAACTGCGGCGCCCCTAGCCACTACAGCTAAATGTGGAGTTGGTGCTATCTGCCGGTCACTCGATTAAACTCCACGACGATAAGAGTAGCGTATTGGCTATACCAGTCGTGTTTTATCTTTATCGGTTATTGCCGGAATTGCAAAGTTTATTTTGAGGGTAGCGCTACCATATACCCTCACTAGGAAAGTCGTGGCAACTGGCTAAGCTTCTCTATTGTGCTCACTTAAACGACTTTCTGTGTGATTGATTATTTCGCAACATAATTACTGAGCGATTAAACCGCACGCATAGACTGAATTTTGAGGTAACCCATATGAACAATAACAATCTGCTTACCCTGTGGGGATCACCACACTCTCTCTACACCGGTAAAGTTCGCTCCTATCTAATCAAGAAAGGTTTAACCTTTCGCGAGTTACTCCCCGCCAACCCGTATTTTCAAAACGAAATAGTAACAGCGGTACGCTTGATGGTAGTACCTGTCGTGGAAACCGCCGACGGTGAGATTTTGCAAGACAGCACCGCCATTATCGACCAATTGGAACACCGCTACCCTGACAATCCAATGATCCCCGCCACCCCGATACAACGTATCGTCGCGCATTTACTCGATGGTTTCGGCAGCCAGGGCATGCTGCCAGCGGCGATGCATTACCGCTGGAGCTATCGTACCGAGCAGGAACATTTTCTGCGGGCAGAATTTGGACGCACGATTCATCATGGCTCTAACCGGGAACAACGGTTAGCTGCAGGCGCAAGCATGATGGATTATTTCAACGGTTTTCTACCCACCCTGGGCGTGAATAACGATACCATCTCCGCAGTAGAAGCTGCCCACGAAGATCTACTGGACGCACTCGATACTCACTTTCAACATCATCCTTACCTTCTTGGCGGTCACCCCTGCATTGCTGACTTTGGTTTTATGGCACCACTCTATGCACACTTGGCCCGGGACCCAGTACCCTCTGCCTTGATGAAACAACGTGCTCCTAATGTATATCGCTGGACCGAGCGCATGAATCAAGGTCTCATGATTGATGCTGAGTTTTTTGATCACCCGCCAGAATTTTTGGCCGACGACGTCATACCAGAAACGTTAGAACCAATTCTAAAACTCTTATTCGCCGATTGGGGCCGCAACTTATCGCCGATACACAGTTCACCAATAACTGGCTACAGGAAAATAGTGACACAGCAGCAGGGCAAATAGTCGCCAATAACAAGCAACGGGCTACCCACCCCAGCTTGGGACTTATCCGCTACCCATGGCGAGGCGTAACTATTGAGCGTGCCAGCATGCCCTACGGGCTTTGGCATTTTGAACGCGCTATCAGAGCAGCGAGTGAGCTTGGCACTGAAATGCAGAAGCAATTTGATCAACTAGTGCAGCGTGTAGGGGAAGCGAGGTAATGCAGCTAAAACTGGAGCGGAGTTTGCACCGAGAAGATTATGTATTGGTATGGAGTGACTAAGTGTTTTAGACTATCTCTAGCGTCTTTACTCGAAATTAATAAACGAAGATTCGATTAATTATAAATAACCTAAACCAGTAAGCCATCAAAGAATGGCGCCGCTATGATAGGCTGTCATTTTGCTTCAAGCGGTAATCCAATGCGCGTCTTTCTATTTATCTTTCTAGCCTGCAGTCAAATGCAGGCTGTCGCCAATAGCTTCAGCTATGCACATATTGAGGGAACAACCGCCCCCCGTACGGCTGGCTCGATAGCTCGACAGGCAAAACCGATGGCTATCTGACCTATTTATTTGACAGCATCAGCCGAAAACTGGCTATGGACAGCCAGGCTCGTATATTTTCCACCCATTCAACCAATTTACTCGCCACTTACGCCGAGGCCATTCAACAACGTCAACTCGATGTTTTCGTTTTTCCCGCCGTAACACTACCCGACACATTAGCGGTCTATCGCCTACCCAAGCCTGCATTCACTATCCGCAGTGTCATCTATAGCCAACAAATTATTAGTGACTGGCAAGAACTCAAAGGGTTACGTGGCGGTTATTACAGCGTCTCTCAACAAGCCACCATTGGCGGCGCAAGTCCCTTTCATCAATACGCCAAGCAGCATCTTGATATGCAGCCATACCCAACTAACGAAGATTGTGTAAACGCCTTTGTGCGCGGTGATATTGATTATATGGTGGGACTGGAACAACCGATTAAAGCCCTACTGCGGCTAACATCTCCAACGTTGGTCTACCATATTCACCCAGAACCTTTAATCAGTATTCCGGTACATTTGCACATAGCTAACAATTCACCGCTACTCATGCAAGCCAACGCCATTGAGTCACTCATCGAAGAACAACGCCAAAGTGGTCACCGGGAATTAATGCTGAAACGCGCAATGAACAGTTTTATCCACTATCAGCAGCGGCTTAAAAAAACGCCACCAGCGCTGCAATCCAATTAATCCTGCATCCAATATTTATTGATAACAGCTCGCTTAATTATTATCTATCGCAGGAATAATCCACTCACCCGATACAATTTTCGAACAGTGACCCACATCACCAAGATATAGGTATAAGTAAGCCGCTCCGTATACAGTGGTTATTTGCTCGCGCTGATACCAGTCGGGATGCCCCTCTAATTCATCTAATTTTTCAAGAGTAGAATTATCAACTTCATAGACCTCGCCCTGCACGGAAGTAGTACCACCACTGACAACGCAAGGAAATGATCCCAGTGTAAATAACTCATAGGCAGGCTCAGTGCGACAGCGACCAATAAAACTACTTTGGCTAAGAAAATAATGATTGTGGCCACCCTGTTTCAGGGAGCCATAGACAAATACTTTGTGCATGTATTGAAAATCCGGAGTTTACGAAAAGTGTATCACTTGTGTGAGTTTTAAACTGGCGTTTTATTAGAACTGAGGCTTGGCTGGGAGCGAGGCTAGACTCATAACTTATACCTTTTTGGTATAGGTGTTAAAGCCTTACCAAAGCAAGAGCCTTCACAGACAGTACACCCCCAATTAATAACACTGGCATAGCATTGAAAATTCAGCATAGAATGGTCGTCCTTATATGTTAATGAACCACTTTTATCAGTAAAATGACACACCATTAAACACAATAACAAACGGAATTTAACCCGTAGGTAACTACTGTAGATATCCAAAGCGTGTCGCTGCACCCAAGTAAATAAGTCAAAAAATTCGCTATTCTTTCATAGTTATTAACCACCACAAGAACGCGGGAGAACTTGGGTGAAACAAGGAATTGATGATGAAAAGTACATTTACAGTTTCACAGGATGTAGTCGACGAAGTTTGCCGAATAGCCCAAACCATGGGCTATTCTATTGCAGCAGCACTGCAAAATAGCGCTGTGAGCAACCACAACAACCGACGCATGCCCGCCTTTGAATTTTGCCATCTATTGGCAGAATTAAAACAGCAAAGCGGTGACCCCGATATCGGCCTAAAAATAGGGCGTCAATTTCAACCCTCAGGATTCAATATTCTCGGCTACCTGGTAATGGCCAGCCCCAACATCGGTGCCGCACTCCCTCTGGTACAGCAATTTCAGCAATTGGCGATTGATTGTGCACAAGTGGATTTGCGAATTACTGAAGACGAAATTCACTTTAATTGGACCCCTTTCTATGGTGCAGGCGTGGTCGAACGTGTTTTTATCGATCTAGTATTATCAGCTATTCGCAATTTCGGGATTTGGGCTACCGGCGTGGAGGACCCCTTTCTCAGCGTATATTTTCAATATAAAAAACCCCATAGCACGCAATTGTGCGAAGATATTTTTGGCCACCCAGGGCACTATAACTGTGCATCTAACGGCTTCAGCATGCCTATTACCTGGCACGAAAAAGCCATACATACCAGCAGTCAAAACCTCACGCCCATTCTTATTGACCACGCTACACTTTCGCTGAATCATCTGTTAAGAAATGAGGGGTTTTCCGGGCGTGTTATCGAGGAATTAATAAAGCAATTGCCTAATGGTCATACCAATATCGATACCGTAGCAAAAATAATGAATACATCGGCTCGCACCCTACAGCGCCACTTGAACGACCAAAACACCAGTTTTAGTGAATTATTGCAATCTATCCGCTACCAAATGGCCAATTATTTTCTTCAACACACAGAGCTACCAATACAAGAAATTTCCGCTCGCGTGGGCTACCAAACACAAAGTTCGTTTACCGAAGCCTACAAAATCTGGTCAGGAAATACACCGATTGAAACAAGACAGAAAAATATTTGAAGTCAACCGCAAGTCAGTAAGACCTCAGCCATTTAGAACAACCACCCCACCGCCGTTATAAATGTGTTGTGGCGCATTTTCAAAAGAGGATGGCGTGATTTCAAAAGTGAAACGTTGTTGATCCCCCTACAATCCTTAGTGCAAATGTGAAAATTTGTCGTCCACTGCTTGCCCACAACAGGCTGGAAGCCAGAATAACAACACAACCGAGGATAAAATCCATGAAACTTTCAACACTCCTGCACTCATTATTGGCGAAGCTTTGCTGTGCTCGTTTTATCGCACTCACTGCTCTGCTGTTACTGGGTGCTGGCCAAGTTCAGGCCACCTATATTGATAAAACAATATCAAGCGGTAAAGTACGTATTCATTATGATAGTAGCTCACCCACTGCCTGCGATGCTGTTTTGCTAGGTGTTGGCACCGCAATGTCTCCTGATGGCTATGATAAATTATCAGACCGCCTTATTAGCTATGGCTATGTAGTAGTCATACTAGACCATGCTCCAGGCAACCCATTTAAAACCGATGCCACGTTATATGCCAGCCTTGCTCAAGATGTTAAAACCAACTTAATTAGCTGGATTCCCGACTCTAACTGCGAGTCCATTTCACATTGGGTTTTAGGTGGGCACTCCGCTGGCGGT is drawn from Oceanicoccus sp. KOV_DT_Chl and contains these coding sequences:
- a CDS encoding AraC family transcriptional regulator; translated protein: MALIKDRKTFESSLRRAASSEQVTLALKTISTAGEARLGPVIVLPKVLKNLGVAPEKVLLKAGIKTAVFSNADNRMARGTLDRLLECSASLTQRTDIGLLIGEYCSLDDFGIIGNLMRHSTTVGEALRVLVLYLHLHDRFAVPVILRSDSNYVFLGYSTQLHSNTGATYLHDLAMAVAYKILAELCGASWKPLQVQFAHYPPKVQRPYKKFFGTHIRFNAEVSGVLFASSWLDQAVEGADLRQRTSLINTINNIDDRGALTFAEQVQRMLPQLLLSGDTSSASVARLFGISERRLRQRLQQEGSSMQQILAKTRLELAQQLLHETQLPIAEIATALCYADTAVFSRAFRHWTGFSPRQWRDKRVN
- a CDS encoding gamma-glutamylcyclotransferase; protein product: MHKVFVYGSLKQGGHNHYFLSQSSFIGRCRTEPAYELFTLGSFPCVVSGGTTSVQGEVYEVDNSTLEKLDELEGHPDWYQREQITTVYGAAYLYLYLGDVGHCSKIVSGEWIIPAIDNN
- a CDS encoding AraC family transcriptional regulator, which encodes MKSTFTVSQDVVDEVCRIAQTMGYSIAAALQNSAVSNHNNRRMPAFEFCHLLAELKQQSGDPDIGLKIGRQFQPSGFNILGYLVMASPNIGAALPLVQQFQQLAIDCAQVDLRITEDEIHFNWTPFYGAGVVERVFIDLVLSAIRNFGIWATGVEDPFLSVYFQYKKPHSTQLCEDIFGHPGHYNCASNGFSMPITWHEKAIHTSSQNLTPILIDHATLSLNHLLRNEGFSGRVIEELIKQLPNGHTNIDTVAKIMNTSARTLQRHLNDQNTSFSELLQSIRYQMANYFLQHTELPIQEISARVGYQTQSSFTEAYKIWSGNTPIETRQKNI
- a CDS encoding glutathione S-transferase family protein → MNNNNLLTLWGSPHSLYTGKVRSYLIKKGLTFRELLPANPYFQNEIVTAVRLMVVPVVETADGEILQDSTAIIDQLEHRYPDNPMIPATPIQRIVAHLLDGFGSQGMLPAAMHYRWSYRTEQEHFLRAEFGRTIHHGSNREQRLAAGASMMDYFNGFLPTLGVNNDTISAVEAAHEDLLDALDTHFQHHPYLLGGHPCIADFGFMAPLYAHLARDPVPSALMKQRAPNVYRWTERMNQGLMIDAEFFDHPPEFLADDVIPETLEPILKLLFADWGRNLSPIHSSPITGYRKIVTQQQGK